One segment of Nocardia farcinica DNA contains the following:
- a CDS encoding DUF6941 family protein, with protein sequence MAELDYAFVADFATVEGGKLTAVGASYTMVAVSTFPVQHAFAVAGRVRAPEETETIEVSITVKPPREAPEVIMRGTLLSHRNHVTVYDGKIGIVFAAQNVIQLTGPGLVEVFVDVDGQRERRLAFEVLKS encoded by the coding sequence ATGGCTGAGCTGGATTACGCGTTCGTAGCAGACTTCGCGACCGTTGAAGGTGGCAAGTTGACCGCGGTCGGTGCCAGCTACACGATGGTTGCCGTATCCACTTTCCCTGTTCAGCATGCGTTTGCAGTGGCAGGGCGGGTACGCGCGCCAGAAGAGACCGAAACGATCGAAGTGTCGATCACGGTCAAGCCTCCGCGCGAAGCGCCGGAAGTCATCATGCGGGGGACATTGCTATCGCACCGGAACCACGTAACGGTGTACGACGGGAAGATCGGCATCGTATTCGCCGCCCAGAACGTCATCCAGCTCACAGGCCCTGGCCTAGTTGAAGTCTTCGTCGATGTGGACGGCCAGCGTGAGCGGCGGCTGGCGTTCGAGGTGCTCAAGTCGTGA
- a CDS encoding DUF2283 domain-containing protein, with the protein MSTSYPVKVTVDHDAGAAYVEFSDRKVANTIEVTPDIQVDVDDMNMVVGIELLSLTANIPITELTRRFHFHSEIPERLLRQIRPSVGSFAAAFSAEPGASSATMGQIQPIG; encoded by the coding sequence ATGAGCACGTCCTACCCAGTGAAGGTAACCGTTGACCACGATGCAGGCGCTGCGTACGTGGAGTTTAGTGATCGTAAGGTGGCAAACACCATCGAGGTGACCCCGGACATCCAGGTGGACGTCGACGACATGAACATGGTAGTCGGAATCGAGCTGCTGAGTCTGACCGCTAACATCCCCATCACCGAACTCACCCGACGCTTCCACTTCCACTCAGAGATTCCGGAAAGGCTGCTGCGGCAGATCCGCCCCTCGGTGGGATCCTTCGCCGCAGCGTTCAGCGCCGAGCCAGGGGCAAGCTCAGCAACCATGGGGCAGATCCAGCCGATCGGTTAG